A genome region from Brassica oleracea var. oleracea cultivar TO1000 chromosome C2, BOL, whole genome shotgun sequence includes the following:
- the LOC106326372 gene encoding uncharacterized protein LOC106326372: MARSLNLTALLSFNFFIISFFLTQTQATNSQTITELTDTNRNIPVPENHPSTTDGEEEQEPVFVRDTGHGYGLYGRRTSHTNNEEDNSNENNDNDNDQFYYRSDAFGNRNGIDNCKL; this comes from the exons ATGGCCCGATCACTAAATCTCACAGCCCTCCTTTCTTTCAACTTCTTCATCATTTCATTCTTTCTAACGCAAACACAAGCAACAAACAGCCAAACCATAACCGAACTTACCGATACAAACCGTAATATACCGGTGCCGGAGAATCACCCGAGCACAACAGATGGAGAAGAAGAGCAAGAGCCAGTCTTTGTCCGAGATACAGGACATGGTTATGGTCTATATGGCCGTCGAACAAGCCACACCAACAATGAAGAAGATAACTCAAACGAGAACAACGACAACGACAACGATCAGTTTTACTATAGAAGCGACGCCTTTGGAAACCGCAATG GAATCGATAACTGTAAGTTGTAA
- the LOC106325994 gene encoding LOW QUALITY PROTEIN: pentatricopeptide repeat-containing protein At5g46100 (The sequence of the model RefSeq protein was modified relative to this genomic sequence to represent the inferred CDS: inserted 1 base in 1 codon; deleted 2 bases in 1 codon), with the protein MFKWSKEITPSQVIKLMRAEKDVEKLILVFDSAAAEYANGFLHDESSFGYMVSRFVKVLLSICRGYGRVHRLFDSLRVFHKMKNFDCDPTHKGYVTLLAILLEENQLKLAFKFYKNMREIGLPPTVASLNVLIKALCRNEKTVDAGVNILLEMPKRGCDPDSYTYGTLISGLCRFGRIDEAKXLFEEMVVKDCSPTAVTYTSMIHGFCGSKNVEEALRYLEEMKSNSIEPNVFTYSSLMDGLCKDGRALQAIELFEMMMARGCRPNIVTYNTLITGLCKEGKIQEAIELFDRINLQGLKPNAGLYGKIISGFFAVSKFREAVNFLDEMILGGITPNRLTWNIRVRTSNEVVRGLCTSYPTRAFTLYLSMRSRGISVEVETLDSLVKCLCKKGEFQKAVQLVNEIVADGCIPNKGTWKVLIGHTLDKTMVGEASEYLLRDLGI; encoded by the exons ATGTTCAAGTGGTCAAAAGAAATCACGCCTTCACAGGTTATCAAACTGATGAGAGCTGAAAAGGACGTGGAAAAGTTAATTTTGGTTTTCGACTCCGCAGCGGCAGAATACGCAAACGGGTTCTTACACGACGAGAGCTCTTTTGGTTACATGGTCTCGAGGTTTGTGAAG GTATTGCTTTCCATATGCAGAGGTTACGGTAGGGTTCACAGGCTGTTTGATTCTTTGAGGGTTTTTCACAAGATGAAGAATTTTGACTGTGATCCTACCCACAAGGGTTACGTTACTCTTCTTGCGATTCTCTTGGAAGAAAATCAGTTAAAGTTGGCTTTTAAGTTTTACAAGAATATGAGAGAAATTGGTTTGCCTCCTACCGTTGCGTCTCTCAATGTTCTGATCAAAGCCCTCTGCAGAAATGAGAAGACGGTGGATGCTGGTGTTAATATATTGCTTGAAATGCCTAAACGAGGGTGTGATCCGGATTCTTATACGTATGGAACCTTGATTAGTGGTTTGTGTCGGTTCGGGAGGATAGATGAGGCGA AATTGTTTGAGGAGATGGTTGTGAAAGATTGTTCACCAACTGCTGTAACCTATACTTCTATGATCCACGGTTTCTGTGGATCGAAAAATGTTGAGGAAGCGTTGAGATATCTAGAAGAGATGAAAAGTAATAGCATTGAGCCGAATGTTTTCACTTACAGTTCTTTAATGGACGGTCTTTGCAAAGATGGACGAGCTTTGCAAGCCATTGAGTTATTTGAGATGATGATGGCTAGAGGATGTAGGCCAAACATAGTAACCTACAACACTCTGATCACCGGTCTCTGCAAGGAGGGAAAGATTCAAGAAGCGATTGAGCTTTTCGATAGAATTAATCTTCAGGGTTTGAAGCCTAATGCTGGGTTATATGGGAAAATAATCAGTGGGTTCTTTGCTGTCAGTAAGTTTCGTGAAGCTGTCAACTTCCTCGACGAGATGATTCTTGGAGGAATAACTCCGAATCGGTTAACTTGGAACATCCGTGTTAGGACAAGTAATGAAGTAGTCCGAGGTCTTTGTACAAGTTATCCAACTCGCGCATTTACACTCTATCTAAGCATGAGGAGTAGAGGCATCTCGGTTGAGGTTGAGACATTAGATTCTTTGGTGAAGTGTTTGTGCAAAAAGGGTGAGTTTCAGAAAGCGGTTCAGTTAGTTAACGAGATTGTGGCTGATGGGTGTATTCCAAATAAAGGAACATGGAAGGTTCTTATAGGTCACACATTGGATAAAACGATGGTTGGAGAAGCTTCAGAATATCTTCTCAGAGATTTAGGGATTTAA
- the LOC106327756 gene encoding triose phosphate/phosphate translocator TPT, chloroplastic isoform X2 has product MREAKVGFLGKYPWLVTGFFFFMWYFLNVIFNILNKKIYNYFPYPYFVSAVHLFVGVVYCLLSWSVGLPKRAPIDSNLLKVLIPVAVCHAIGHITSNVSFAAVAVSFTHTIKALEPFFNASASQFLLGQSIPITLWLSLAPVVLGVAMASLTELSFNWLGFISAMISNISFTYRSIFSKKAMTDMDSTNVYAYISIIALIVCIPPAIIVEGPQLLKHGFSDAIAKVGMTKFISDLFWVGMFYHLYNQLATNTLERVAPLTHAVGNVLKRVFVIGFSIVIFGNKISTQTGIGTGIAIAGVALYSIIKAKIEEDKKKGKTA; this is encoded by the exons ATGAG GGAGGCGAAGGTTGGATTCCTCGGGAAGTATCCGTGGCTCGTCACCGGATTCTTCTTCTTCATGTG GTACTTCTTGAATGTGATTTTCAACATCCTTAACAAGAAGATCTATAATTACTTCCCCTATCCCTA TTTTGTTTCGGCTGTTCACTTGTTCGTTGGAGTTGTCTACTGCTTGCTGAGCTGGTCCGTGGGCCTTCCTAAACGTGCC CCAATTGACTCAAACCTCCTCAAAGTATTGATCCCAGTTGCAGTCTGTCACGCCATAGGCCATATCACCAGCAACGTTTCCTTTGCAGCCGTCGCTGTCTCCTTCACACACACCATCAAAG CACTGGAGCCATTCTTCAATGCGTCTGCTTCACAGTTCCTTCTTGGACAATCAATCCCCATAACACTATGGCTGTCCTTAGCTCCTGTTGTACTCG GAGTTGCTATGGCTTCGCTCACTGAGTTATCATTCAACTGGCTTGGATTCATCAGCGCGATGATATCAAACATCTCTTTCACTTACCGTAGCATCTTCTCCAAGAAAGCCATG ACTGATATGGACAGTACAAATGTTTACGCTTACATCTCCATCATCGCTCTCATCGTCTGCATTCCTCCTGCCATCATC GTTGAAGGGCCTCAGCTGTTGAAACACGGTTTCAGCGACGCGATAGCTAAAGTGGGAATGACAAAATTCATCTCCGATCTCTTCTGGGTTGGAATGTTTTACCATCTCTACAATCAG TTGGCTACTAATACGTTGGAGAGGGTTGCACCATTGACTCACGCTGTTGGAAACGTTCTGAAACGTGTGTTCGTGATCGGGTTCTCCATCGTTATCTTCG GAAACAAAATATCGACGCAGACAGGTATCGGAACTGGAATAGCCATTGCTGGTGTTGCACTCTACTCTATCATTAAGGCCAAGATCGAAGAAGATAAAAAG AAAGGAAAGACGGCGTAG
- the LOC106325993 gene encoding uncharacterized protein LOC106325993 encodes MEMFLKKEYLDLVLVPFGLIIVLSYHLFLLYRILYFPYHTIIGFMNIDKTIWVERIMQAKKDELGCALTVLSSSISASTFMASIALTLSSLIGAWIGSSPVNMTVFTGHFVYGDTSSITMVIKYTSLLVCFLVGFCCFVQSTRCLLHANYLITTPGDDIPPEMVTRAVLRGGNFWSLGLRTLYLALDLLLWLFGPIPMFVNSVLMVVCLYYLDTNSVVQPLYHRTFEAEQIVKRMRGVLPDPLTFKCN; translated from the exons ATGGAGATGTTTTTGAAGAAAGAGTACTTAGATCTGGTTCTTGTCCCATTTGGATTAATCATAGTTTTGTCTTACCATCTATTTCTTCTCTATAGAATCCTTTACTTTCCTTACCACACCATTATCGGTTTCATGAACATAGACAAAACCATTTGGGTTGAACGTATAATGCAG GCAAAAAAAGATGAATTGGGTTGTGCTCTAACTGTTCTTTCGAGCAGCATATCAGCTTCAACATTCATGGCATCCATTGCTTTAACACTGAGTTCACTTATCGGCGCATGGATTGGAAGCTCACCGGTCAACATGACTGTTTTTACGGGACATTTTGTCTATGGAGACACAAGTTCAATCACAATGGTCATCAAATACACCTCTCTCCTCGTGTGTTTTCTAGTCGGCTTTTGTTGTTTTGTTCAGTCCACAAGGTGTTTATTACATGCGAACTATCTCATCACCACTCCTGGTGACGATATCCCACCAGAAATGGTGACGAGAGCCGTTTTGAGAGGTGGAAACTTTTGGTCGCTTGGTCTTAGGACTCTTTACTTGGCCCTTGATTTATTGCTGTGGCTTTTTGGACCGATACCGATGTTTGTTAACTCGGTTTTGATGGTTGTTTGTTTGTATTATCTCGACACGAACTCGGTGGTTCAGCCTCTTTACCACCGGACTTTCGAGGCGGAGCAAATTGTCAAGAGAATGAGAGGTGTTTTGCCTGATCCGTTGACTTTTAAATGTAACTGA
- the LOC106324206 gene encoding uncharacterized protein LOC106324206, whose protein sequence is MLLDYMLKLASSGKDSSDGRISIGKNSRSEQKHIVIKDLALVNEVRNAMTLRYNDFKVGISGDRTSDVRLLLPFQPTRSNSLNVLPPPLPTGSVIQNIAMTSYLDLEDEDWVLAVKLYGSKIKLFRRSYKPTWIDVNYMPPSIYTTSSLMYSKKDERLYVPTPGGDYLYSLDSKSTEDDRPEFIGLWTEDLTKYLNENQLEVNTFTKTVHFLEPPSGEQFFVKWFFYDEYEIYKGSKKQVTSRTVDFIVFRADDHPIEKKKKQLFYTDDIGDLCIFLGHGEPYCVRASSHPGLRANCIYFSGYNFGTYDINTKRCNMFFAEEDILSSTKFPYWPHP, encoded by the exons ATGTTACTAGACTACATGCTTAAGCTCGCAAGTTCAGGCAAAGATTCTTCAGATGGCCGCATATCCATAGGAAAAAACTCACGGTCGGAGCAAAAACACATCGTGATTAAGGACCTGGCACTGGTGAATGAAGTCCGTAACGCAATGACTCTCCGATATAATGATTTCAAAGTTGGCATCTCGGGAGACAGAACCAGTGACGTGCGTCTACTCCTTCCTTTCCAACCAACACGATCAAACTCCTTGAACGTGCTTCCACCTCCTTTGCCCACAGGTTCTGTGATCCAAAACATTGCGATGACCTCTTATCTCGACCTAGAGGATGAAGATTGGGTACTGGCTGTCAAGCTCTATGGCTCTAAGATTAAGCTTTTTAGGCGCTCATACAAACCTACTTGGATTGATGTAAACTACATGCCACCGTCTATATACACAACCTCGAGTCTCATGTATTCTAAGAAAGATGAAAGGTTATACGTTCCAACTCCTGGAGGAGATTACTTGTACTCTTTGGATTCTAAGTCAACGGAAGATGATCGTCCCGAGTTCATTGGCTTGTGGACTGAAGATTTAACTAAGTATTTGAATGAGAACCAGTTGGAGGTAAATACGTTTACCAAGACAGTCCACTTCTTGGAGCCACCTTCAGGTGAACAATTCTTCGTCAAATG GTTTTTCTATGATGAATATGAGATTTACAAAGGGTCGAAGAAGCAAGTCACAAGCAGAACAGTAGACTTCATCGTGTTTAGAGCAGATGACCATCCTATAGAAAAGAAGAAAAAACAATTGTTCTACACAGACGACATTGGAGATCTTTGTATCTTTCTTGGACATGGTGAACCTTATTGCGTCCGGGCTAGCTCGCATCCTGGTCTCAGAGCTAATTGCATCTATTTTTCGGGATACAACTTTGGAACTTACGATATCAACACCAAACGTTGCAATATGTTTTTCGCTGAGGAAGATATATTGAGTTCTACCAAGTTCCCTTACTGGCCTCATCCCTAA
- the LOC106327756 gene encoding triose phosphate/phosphate translocator, chloroplastic isoform X1 has translation MESRLLLRATVTGVPQLRRPIGAIHRQVSTASSFTAFAKLIGSVGEGGNLISGRQLRPILLLDSSPEKREILKPVRAAAGDSAGEAKVGFLGKYPWLVTGFFFFMWYFLNVIFNILNKKIYNYFPYPYFVSAVHLFVGVVYCLLSWSVGLPKRAPIDSNLLKVLIPVAVCHAIGHITSNVSFAAVAVSFTHTIKALEPFFNASASQFLLGQSIPITLWLSLAPVVLGVAMASLTELSFNWLGFISAMISNISFTYRSIFSKKAMTDMDSTNVYAYISIIALIVCIPPAIIVEGPQLLKHGFSDAIAKVGMTKFISDLFWVGMFYHLYNQLATNTLERVAPLTHAVGNVLKRVFVIGFSIVIFGNKISTQTGIGTGIAIAGVALYSIIKAKIEEDKKKGKTA, from the exons ATGGAGTCACGCCTGCTGCTACGCGCCACAGTCACCGGAGTACCGCAATTGAGACGACCGATCGGTGCGATCCACCGTCAGGTCAGCACTGCGTCGTCGTTCACGGCTTTCGCTAAGCTGATCGGATCAGTCGGAGAGGGAGGGAACCTGATCTCCGGTCGTCAGCTCCGTCCGATTCTCCTCCTCGATAGCTCGCCGGAGAAGAGAGAGATTCTCAAGCCGGTTAGAGCCGCCGCTGGAGATTCAGCTGG GGAGGCGAAGGTTGGATTCCTCGGGAAGTATCCGTGGCTCGTCACCGGATTCTTCTTCTTCATGTG GTACTTCTTGAATGTGATTTTCAACATCCTTAACAAGAAGATCTATAATTACTTCCCCTATCCCTA TTTTGTTTCGGCTGTTCACTTGTTCGTTGGAGTTGTCTACTGCTTGCTGAGCTGGTCCGTGGGCCTTCCTAAACGTGCC CCAATTGACTCAAACCTCCTCAAAGTATTGATCCCAGTTGCAGTCTGTCACGCCATAGGCCATATCACCAGCAACGTTTCCTTTGCAGCCGTCGCTGTCTCCTTCACACACACCATCAAAG CACTGGAGCCATTCTTCAATGCGTCTGCTTCACAGTTCCTTCTTGGACAATCAATCCCCATAACACTATGGCTGTCCTTAGCTCCTGTTGTACTCG GAGTTGCTATGGCTTCGCTCACTGAGTTATCATTCAACTGGCTTGGATTCATCAGCGCGATGATATCAAACATCTCTTTCACTTACCGTAGCATCTTCTCCAAGAAAGCCATG ACTGATATGGACAGTACAAATGTTTACGCTTACATCTCCATCATCGCTCTCATCGTCTGCATTCCTCCTGCCATCATC GTTGAAGGGCCTCAGCTGTTGAAACACGGTTTCAGCGACGCGATAGCTAAAGTGGGAATGACAAAATTCATCTCCGATCTCTTCTGGGTTGGAATGTTTTACCATCTCTACAATCAG TTGGCTACTAATACGTTGGAGAGGGTTGCACCATTGACTCACGCTGTTGGAAACGTTCTGAAACGTGTGTTCGTGATCGGGTTCTCCATCGTTATCTTCG GAAACAAAATATCGACGCAGACAGGTATCGGAACTGGAATAGCCATTGCTGGTGTTGCACTCTACTCTATCATTAAGGCCAAGATCGAAGAAGATAAAAAG AAAGGAAAGACGGCGTAG